A part of Arachis hypogaea cultivar Tifrunner chromosome 12, arahy.Tifrunner.gnm2.J5K5, whole genome shotgun sequence genomic DNA contains:
- the LOC112729161 gene encoding outer envelope protein 39, chloroplastic-like: MGAHQSIHAGKAKLDVGVNLIQKLYSSSHVLSPLRIFSGPFSLANGSLCLKLPTLFGNGDLLDVSWHKGLHDSNLLINHRTPRPPCLGQRSLNIVHSLKPEIGIHGIPMNNFCHSASGDVRISKLSIGLDMNEPSSCNWKTTTSVHFKHIHFINDCGRSVSRDLDGFPLTLSGNSYDNMVMISQESRFEEANDHKFSHYSFRVEQGIPIHPNLAIFNRFKFSASKGVKIGSAFFSTLFNGGSLVGATAPYEAFAIGGPNSVRGYGEGAVGSGYSCVVSKNEFSFPLDKQLTGVIFLDFGSDLRSSNRVLGNPGLRKGKPGSGIGIGYGIRFKTELVQITADCAINAFKQRTLYFGINNLLL; the protein is encoded by the exons ATGGGAGCTCACCAAAGTATCCATGCTGGCAaag CAAAACTTGATGTCGGAGTTAATTTGATTCAAAAGCTTTATAGTTCTTCTCATGTGCTCTCTCCTCTCAG GATATTTAGCGGCCCATTTTCTCTTGCAAATGGAAG CCTTTGCTTGAAGCTACCTACACTATTTGGCAATGGTGATTTGCTTGATGTTTCATGGCACAAAGGGTTGCATGATTCAAACTTGTTGATAAATCATAGGACACCAAGACCTCCATGTCTTGGTCAAAGGTCTCTAAATATTGTG caTTCACTTAAACCTGAGATTGGTATTCATGGAATTCCCATGAACAATTTCTGCCATTCAGCAAGTGGAGACGTAAGGATATCAAAATTGTCGATTGGGCTGGATATGAATGAACCTTCAAGCTGCAATTGGAAAACCACAACTAGTGTGCACTTTAAG catATTCATTTCATAAATGATTGTGGCCGCTCAGTAAGCAGAGACCTGGATGGTTTTCCATTGACTTTAAG TGGAAATTCGTATGACAACATGGTAATGATTAGTCAAGAATCTAGATTTGAAGAAGCAAATGATCACAAATTTTCTCAT TACAGTTTTAGAGTTGAACAAGGGATTCCAATTCATCCAAACTTAGCAATCTTTAATCGGTTCAAGTTTTCTGCTTCAAAAGGAGTCAAGATTGGATCAGCATTTTTCTCCACTTT GTTTAATGGTGGTTCACTTGTAGGAGCCACTGCTCCATATGAAGCATTTGCAATTGGTGGCCCCAACAGTGTAAGAGGCTATGGTGAAGGTGCAGTTGGTTCTGGTTACTCATGTGTGGTTTCAAAGAATGAATTCTCATTCCCATTG GACAAACAACTTACTGGTGTTATTTTCTTAGACTTTGGGTCTGACCTAAGGTCTAGTAATAGAGTGCTTG GAAATCCAGGATTAAGGAAGGGTAAACCAGGATCAGGGATTGGGATTGGTTATGGCATTCGATTCAAAACTGAATTGGTTCAAATAACAGCTGATTGTGCTATCAATGCTTTTAAACAAAGAACACTTTACTTTGGAATTAACAATCTGCTTCTTTGA